In Nicotiana tabacum cultivar K326 chromosome 11, ASM71507v2, whole genome shotgun sequence, a single window of DNA contains:
- the LOC107810824 gene encoding putative ethanolamine kinase produces MGAAKIWNAMEVAEGARHSVSSKIPSSRLTVDHSLSIPLMKPKIVELCKDLFNQWLDLDDSHFSVETVSGGITNLLLKVSVREDKGKNGNMTIRLYGPNTEYVINRERELQAIQYLSAAGFGAKLLGVFGNGMVQSFIDARTLTPSDMRNPKLAAEIAKQLRKFHQVEIPGSKEPQLWNDVLKFFRKASTLQFDDGEKKSKYETILFQEVHNEITSLKELTNRLNAPVVFAHNDLLSGNLMLNEDKGKLYFIDFEYGSYNYRGFDLGNHFNEYAGYDCDYSLYPSKDEQFHFFKHYLDPDQPNEVSDKDLEALYAETSSYMLASHLYWALWALIQAKMSPIDFDYISYFFLRYNEYKKQKENCFSLAKSYLSKPEHG; encoded by the exons ATGGGGGCAGCGAAGATCTGGAACGCCATGGAAGTAGCAGAGGGAGCTCGCCACAGCGTTTCCTCCAAGATTCCATCTTCGCGCCTCACCGTCGATCACTCTCTCTCTATTCCTCTAATGAAGCCTAAAATCGT AGAACTGTGCAAGGACCTGTTCAACCAGTGGTTAGATCTGGATGATTCTCACTTCTCTGTTGAGACAGTGTCTGGTGGCATCACAAATCTAT TGCTAAAAGTATCTGTAAGAGAAGATAAAGGAAAGAATGGCAATATGACAATTAGGTTATATGGTCCTAATactgaatatgtcattaaccgTGAACGAGAATTACAG GCGATTCAATACCTCTCAGCTGCTGGGTTTGGTGCCAAGTTGCTAGGAGTTTTTGGGAATGGCATGGTTCAGTCATTTATTGATGCACGAACTTTAACGCCCTCAG ACATGAGAAATCCTAAGCTTGCTGCTGAAATAGCAAAGCAACTTCGAAAGTTCCATCAGGTGGAAATTCCAGGCTCCAAAGAACCTCAACTTTGGAATGATGTGCTCAAGTTCTTCAGAAAAG CATCAACTCTCCAATTTGATGATGGTGAGAAGAAGTCAAAGTATGAGACAATTTTGTTCCAGGAAGTTCATAATGAAATCACATCGCTCAAG GAATTGACTAACCGTCTTAACGCCCCAGTGGTTTTTGCCCACAATGACTTACTTTCTGGAAATCTGATGCTTAATGAGGATAAAG GAAAGCtgtatttcattgattttgagtatGGATCCTACAATTATAGGGGTTTTGACCTAGGGAATCACTTCAATGAATATGCTGGCTATGACTGTGATTACAGCTT ATATCCAAGTAAGGATGAGCAGTTTCATTTCTTCAAGCACTATTTGGATCCTGACCAACCGAATGAG GTATCTGACAAGGACCTTGAAGCTTTATATGCTGAGACCAGTAGTTACATGCTTGCTTCACACCTATACTGGGCTCTCTGGGCTTTGATCCAG GCGAAAATGTCACCCATCGATTTTGATTACATCAGTTATTTCTTCCTGCGCTATAATGAGTACAAGAAGCAGAAGGAAAACTGTTTCTCTTTAGCCAAGTCGTATCTTTCAAAGCCCGAGCATGGTTAA